A window of the Drosophila simulans strain w501 chromosome 2L, Prin_Dsim_3.1, whole genome shotgun sequence genome harbors these coding sequences:
- the LOC27206547 gene encoding keratin, type I cytoskeletal 14, with the protein MWRFLLICSIQLICASEHSGEGYGDGYGYGGSGGGGSGSGGSGGGGDGHFHHHTPTTYSEISKHVPVHVIEKVPLPIPHPVAVQVPNVIRLQIPEPYAVHVPVQQEIHVPVYKIVPEITEKKIPYTVEKPYPVEVEKPYPVEVIKQIKIPVPKPYPVPFTIYKHVLQKEHGW; encoded by the exons ATGTGGAGATTC CTTCTGATTTGTAGTATTCAGCTGATTTGCGCCTCGGAGCACAGTGGCGAAGGATATGGCGATGGTTACGGATACGGGGGAAgcggaggcggcggcagcggatCAGGAGgcagcggcggaggaggcgatGGCCACTTCCACCACCACACACCCACCACGTACTCGGAGATCTCGAAGCACGTGCCGGTGCATGTGATCGAAAAGGTCCCACTACCCATTCCCCATCCGGTCGCCGTTCAGGTGCCCAACGTAATTCGGCTGCAGATTCCGGAACCCTACGCCGTCCACGTGCCCGTCCAGCAGGAGATCCATGTGCCGGTGTACAAAATAGTACCCGAAATAACCGAAAAGAAGATACCCTACACCGTGGAGAAGCCATACCCCGTCGAGGTGGAGAAACCCTATCCCGTCGAGGTGATCAAGCAGATCAAGATTCCGGTGCCTAAGCCCTATCCTGTTCCTTTTACCATCTACAAACACGTCCTGCAAAAGGAGCACGGCTGGTGA